Proteins co-encoded in one Stenotrophomonas maltophilia genomic window:
- the ribB gene encoding 3,4-dihydroxy-2-butanone-4-phosphate synthase — MNFAPIPEILEDIRQGRMVVIVDDEDRENEGDLIMAAELVKPSDINFMVTHGRGLVCLPLTRTRAADLGLAPMVQANTAQFQTNFTVSIEAAEGVTTGISAHDRAHTIRTAVKPNAKPADLHQPGHIFPLIAQPGGVLTRAGHTEAGVDLAMLAGLEPAGVLVEILNPDGSMARRPELEVFAREHGLKMGSIADLIAYRLATEKTVERVDEREIDTEFGPFKLVTYRDRIAHDLHFALVRGTPDADTPTLVRVQVENPLADLLHWRRDDFGVAATDALRAIDAEGSGVMVVLQAPRDGEALLARLRQQPAPVVPGKDKDVSQWRRNGAGAQILSDLGLGKLRVLGTPRRQIGLAGYGLEVVETVGC, encoded by the coding sequence ATGAACTTCGCCCCCATTCCCGAGATCCTGGAAGACATCCGCCAGGGCCGCATGGTCGTCATCGTCGATGACGAAGACCGCGAGAACGAAGGCGACCTGATCATGGCCGCCGAGCTGGTCAAGCCGTCGGACATCAATTTCATGGTCACCCACGGCCGTGGCCTGGTGTGCCTGCCGCTCACCCGCACCCGTGCGGCCGATCTGGGCCTGGCGCCGATGGTGCAGGCCAATACCGCGCAGTTCCAGACCAATTTCACCGTCAGCATCGAGGCGGCCGAGGGTGTCACCACCGGCATTTCCGCGCATGACCGTGCCCACACCATCCGCACCGCGGTAAAGCCCAACGCCAAGCCGGCCGACCTGCACCAGCCGGGCCACATCTTCCCGCTGATCGCCCAGCCGGGCGGCGTGCTGACCCGCGCCGGCCACACCGAGGCCGGCGTGGACCTGGCCATGCTGGCCGGGCTGGAACCGGCCGGCGTGCTGGTGGAGATACTGAACCCCGACGGCAGCATGGCGCGCCGCCCGGAGCTGGAAGTGTTCGCGCGCGAGCACGGCCTGAAGATGGGCTCGATCGCCGACCTGATCGCCTACCGCCTGGCCACCGAAAAGACCGTCGAGCGCGTCGATGAGCGCGAGATCGATACCGAGTTCGGCCCGTTCAAGCTGGTGACCTACCGCGACCGCATCGCCCACGACCTGCATTTCGCACTGGTGCGTGGCACGCCGGACGCCGACACCCCGACCCTGGTGCGGGTGCAGGTGGAAAACCCGCTGGCCGATCTGTTGCACTGGCGCCGCGATGATTTCGGCGTGGCCGCCACCGATGCCCTGCGTGCCATCGACGCCGAAGGCAGTGGCGTGATGGTGGTGCTGCAGGCCCCGCGTGATGGCGAGGCCCTGCTGGCCCGCCTGCGCCAGCAACCGGCGCCGGTGGTGCCGGGCAAGGACAAGGACGTGAGCCAGTGGCGCCGCAACGGTGCCGGCGCGCAGATCCTGTCCGACCTGGGCCTGGGCAAGCTGCGCGTGCTGGGCACCCCACGCCGCCAGATCGGCCTGGCCGGCTACGGCCTGGAAGTGGTGGAGACGGTGGGCTGCTGA
- a CDS encoding riboflavin synthase produces MFTGIIEGVGRLAAREAIGGDVRFTFNVGNLPFDHVQMGESIAINGVCLTVIAFDASSFQADASTETLGLTTLGQLAEGAVINLERAMRPTDRLGGHLVSGHVDGLGQVLSIHEDARAQRWRFAAPAALRRYIAKKGSVCVDGVSLTVNEVDDEGFEVALIPHTVANTAFSATGVGSAVNLEIDLVARYVERLLGEGARA; encoded by the coding sequence TTGTTTACTGGAATCATCGAAGGCGTCGGCCGTCTGGCCGCACGCGAAGCCATCGGCGGCGATGTCCGCTTCACCTTCAACGTCGGCAACCTGCCGTTCGACCACGTGCAGATGGGCGAGAGCATCGCCATCAACGGCGTCTGCCTCACCGTCATCGCGTTCGACGCCAGCAGCTTCCAGGCCGATGCCTCCACCGAGACGCTCGGCCTGACCACGCTCGGTCAGCTGGCCGAGGGTGCGGTCATCAACCTGGAGCGCGCCATGCGTCCGACCGACCGCCTCGGCGGCCACCTGGTCAGCGGCCATGTCGACGGCCTCGGCCAGGTGCTGTCCATCCACGAAGATGCCCGTGCCCAGCGCTGGCGTTTCGCCGCGCCGGCGGCGCTGCGCCGCTACATCGCCAAGAAGGGCTCGGTCTGCGTGGACGGGGTCAGCCTGACCGTCAACGAAGTGGATGACGAAGGCTTTGAAGTCGCCCTCATTCCCCACACGGTGGCCAACACCGCGTTCTCCGCCACTGGCGTGGGCAGCGCGGTCAATCTTGAAATCGATCTGGTCGCTCGGTATGTCGAGCGGTTGTTGGGTGAAGGAGCCCGCGCATGA